A region from the Lolium perenne isolate Kyuss_39 chromosome 4, Kyuss_2.0, whole genome shotgun sequence genome encodes:
- the LOC127349383 gene encoding uncharacterized protein — protein MEKDTAATAAARVCRRCKEKYSPSDNTPQSCRFHPSFFVCRRHDDQKRYYELKDGDPPYAARFYDCCGAEDPDAAGCATGFHLSYDDPE, from the exons ATGGAGAAAgacacggcggcgacggcggcggcgagggtgTGCCGGCGGTGCAAAGAGAAGTACTCGCCGTCGGACAACACGCCGCAGTCTTGCAGGTTCCACCCATCCTTCTTCGTCTGCCGCCGCCACGACGACCAGAAGAG GTACTACGAGCTTAAGGACGGGGACCCGCCCTACGCCGCCAGGTTCTACGATTGCTGCGGCGCCGAGGACCCCGACGCGGCCGGCTGCGCCACCGGCTTCCATCTCTCCTACGACGACCCGGAGTAG
- the LOC127349379 gene encoding probable cytokinin riboside 5'-monophosphate phosphoribohydrolase LOG6, translating to MEQEEASTTKTITGSTTSSKPASNSSSKVSPLPSRFRRVCVFCGSSPGKKASYQVAAVQLGQQLVERGVGLVYGGGSVGLMGLVSRAVHNGGGQVIGVVPKAVLPSELIGETPGELKAVSGMHQRKAEMARRADAFVALPGGYGTLEELLEVITWAQLGIHDKPVGLLNVDGYYDSLLAFIDKAVDEGFIAPAARHIIVAAPTPGELLARLEDYVPAHHDASSAKLTWESSVDTNTMVCSPDISR from the exons ATGGAGCAGGAAGAGGCGTCCACGACGAAGACGATCACGGGGAGCACTACGTCGTCGAAGCCGGcgagcaacagcagcagcaaggTGTCGCCGCTGCCGTCGCGGTTCAGGCGCGTGTGCGTCTTCTGCGGGAGCAGCCCCGGGAAGAAGGCGTCGTACCAGGTCGCCGCCGTGCAGCTCGGGCAGCAGCTGGTGGAGCGCGGGGTCGGCCTGGTGTACGGCGGCGGCAGCGTGGGGCTCATGGGCCTCGTGTCCCGCGCCGTCCACAATGGCGGGGGACAAGTCATCGG GGTCGTGCCCAAGGCGGTGCTCCCGAGCGAGCTGATCGGCGAGACGCCCGGCGAGCTCAAGGCGGTGTCCGGGATGCACCAGCGCAAGGCGGAGATGGCCCGGCGCGCCGACGCCTTCGTGGCGCTCCCCGGCGGGTACGGCACGCTGGAGGAGCTCCTGGAGGTGATCACCTGGGCGCAGCTCGGCATCCACGACAAGCCGGTGGGGCTGCTGAACGTGGACGGCTACTACGACTCGCTGCTGGCCTTCATCGACAAGGCCGTCGACGAGGGGTTCATCGCCCCCGCCGCGCGGCACATCATCGTCGCCGCGCCCACCCCCGGCGAGCTCCTGGCCAGGCTGGAGGACtacgtgccggcgcaccacgacgCCTCCTCGGCCAAGCTCACCTGGGAGTCGTCCGTGGACACCAACACCATGGTCTGCTCACCGGACATCTCACGCTAG